A genomic stretch from Nocardia wallacei includes:
- a CDS encoding cytochrome P450 has product MSASLRNRLAYERDRIGFLRQCQHEHGDVFRFSDTATVVLDPTLIHELFVRTNREFGIEGRLLGGPPRRIDTTGRMAVRRSAKRALSPNAFRAYEPRLIDMLRQTLARTEGREVDVRQVMKEFTGRSLADYCLGPIGPDLGEAISDAVAVSEVFMDSSLRVPPWFPIPKVRRLRRVDARLRKLLADRIAARRMTLSPKGTDDLLGKLLTDGSNPREATTMAEAVLRASFGQPGVTLTWAVLTLAQRPDLTHRLATDSDDYAEAFVRELLRMYPPTWLMGREVWEPTTVGGIAIRPGEQVMFCTYLVHRDSRWWDEPEKFDPRRWLTPNPPHTRYAYFPFGAGPRICPGNHIGLRQLTVAVRTLAREYDITVADPAPPMVARALLLPDGLRARFARRATVSVTV; this is encoded by the coding sequence GTGTCGGCATCGCTGCGCAACCGACTGGCTTATGAGCGCGACCGCATCGGATTTCTCCGCCAGTGCCAACACGAGCACGGTGATGTATTCAGGTTCAGCGATACGGCGACCGTCGTCCTGGATCCGACACTCATTCACGAACTTTTCGTCCGTACGAATCGCGAGTTCGGCATCGAAGGGCGACTGCTCGGCGGGCCGCCGCGCCGTATCGACACGACGGGCCGAATGGCGGTACGCAGGAGTGCCAAGCGAGCCCTGTCGCCCAACGCCTTTCGCGCCTACGAGCCGCGACTGATCGACATGCTCCGGCAGACACTCGCGCGGACCGAGGGCCGCGAGGTCGACGTGCGGCAGGTCATGAAGGAATTCACCGGCCGCAGCCTGGCCGACTATTGCCTCGGCCCCATCGGCCCGGACCTGGGCGAAGCGATTTCCGACGCTGTCGCGGTGTCCGAGGTGTTCATGGACAGTTCGCTCAGGGTGCCGCCATGGTTTCCGATACCGAAGGTGCGACGACTGCGCCGGGTGGACGCGCGGCTGCGGAAACTGCTCGCCGACCGGATCGCGGCGCGCCGAATGACGCTGTCGCCCAAGGGAACAGACGACCTTCTCGGCAAGCTGCTGACCGATGGCTCGAATCCGCGGGAAGCCACCACCATGGCCGAAGCGGTCTTGCGGGCCTCCTTCGGCCAGCCGGGTGTGACACTCACCTGGGCCGTCCTCACGCTCGCCCAGCGGCCCGACCTCACCCACCGCCTGGCCACGGACTCCGACGACTACGCGGAAGCGTTCGTCAGAGAACTACTGCGCATGTACCCGCCGACCTGGCTGATGGGCCGCGAGGTATGGGAGCCCACCACTGTCGGCGGCATCGCGATCCGGCCCGGCGAGCAGGTCATGTTCTGCACCTATCTGGTGCACCGTGATTCCCGCTGGTGGGACGAACCCGAAAAGTTCGATCCCAGGCGATGGCTCACCCCGAACCCACCACACACGCGATACGCGTACTTTCCGTTCGGAGCCGGCCCGCGGATATGTCCGGGCAACCACATCGGCCTGCGTCAGCTCACCGTCGCGGTACGGACCCTGGCCCGTGAGTACGACATCACCGTGGCCGATCCCGCGCCGCCGATGGTCGCCCGCGCACTGCTCCTGCCGGACGGACTGCGTGCCCGATTCGCCAGGCGGGCAACGGTATCCGTCACAGTGTGA
- a CDS encoding cupin domain-containing protein yields MECAHPKSALVARPFDSAAVVGRQGQILTPCITHDRCGTTNISAGLVNMPPGKSSKAHYHARSEIIVVCTEGYAATLIGPDLIPYFHGPGEFMYIPEGVIHVAVNLSPTASLVAVEMRTDPEFDDDVVLSPEYDIRAQSVANELRHSRFAAV; encoded by the coding sequence ATGGAATGTGCGCATCCGAAATCCGCGCTCGTGGCGCGTCCCTTCGATTCGGCGGCCGTGGTCGGGCGTCAGGGTCAAATTCTCACCCCGTGCATCACGCACGATCGGTGTGGTACGACGAATATATCCGCAGGGCTGGTCAACATGCCGCCGGGGAAATCATCCAAGGCGCACTACCATGCGCGCTCGGAAATTATCGTCGTATGCACGGAGGGATATGCGGCGACTTTGATCGGACCCGACCTGATTCCGTACTTCCACGGTCCCGGTGAGTTCATGTACATCCCCGAAGGCGTCATCCACGTCGCCGTGAACCTCAGTCCGACAGCCTCCTTGGTCGCCGTGGAGATGCGGACGGATCCGGAATTCGACGACGACGTCGTGTTGTCGCCGGAATACGATATTCGCGCGCAGTCGGTGGCGAACGAGCTTCGTCACTCTCGTTTCGCGGCGGTGTAG
- a CDS encoding PLP-dependent aminotransferase family protein, with product MSPASYSRAAAAARSGPIDEIFAMLAHRPDIISFAVGSPDTDLLPVDLMPELVRRATAKYGPAILQYGMTQGFDPLLGHARELLGTRGISCPGRAIHIATGGSGALHNLCMALLDEGDVVLVESPTYGPAVKGFRSHGATVREVACDEFGIVPEALAEALSPEVAFLYMLPTFQNPTGRTVPAARRQQLAEVVLRRGALVIEDDVYADLRYHGDPVPALWSYAPENTVYLTSLSKTFAPAVRIGIVVLPERLSDRTLALKQNIDMQTSTFCQAVATEFLESGHAQAHLARIIDTYSSRLDTLVTALDRYFSPEFRWRKPDGGMFLWLEGPPGFDADIAVRSALEQGVAYLPGSVFYAEDGLRHRDTIRLSFANVADRDIDRGIKRLMAVFEDRG from the coding sequence ATGTCACCCGCCAGCTACAGCCGGGCCGCGGCGGCGGCCCGGAGTGGGCCGATCGATGAGATCTTCGCGATGCTGGCCCACCGGCCCGACATCATCTCCTTCGCGGTCGGATCGCCGGATACCGATCTGCTGCCGGTCGATCTGATGCCCGAACTCGTGCGAAGAGCGACTGCGAAGTACGGGCCCGCGATCCTTCAGTACGGTATGACCCAGGGGTTCGACCCGCTACTCGGACATGCCCGAGAACTCCTCGGGACACGCGGTATTTCCTGCCCCGGCAGAGCGATACATATCGCGACAGGCGGGTCGGGCGCCCTGCACAACCTCTGTATGGCATTGCTCGACGAGGGTGATGTGGTCCTGGTGGAATCGCCGACCTACGGGCCCGCCGTCAAGGGTTTCCGAAGCCACGGCGCGACTGTGCGCGAGGTGGCGTGCGACGAGTTCGGCATCGTGCCCGAAGCGCTGGCGGAGGCCCTGTCACCCGAGGTCGCCTTCCTGTATATGCTGCCGACCTTTCAGAATCCGACCGGTCGCACCGTACCGGCCGCGCGGCGGCAGCAACTCGCGGAGGTCGTGCTTCGCCGCGGCGCGCTGGTGATCGAAGACGACGTATACGCGGACCTGCGGTACCACGGTGATCCGGTACCCGCACTATGGTCGTACGCCCCGGAGAATACCGTCTACCTCACGTCGTTGTCGAAGACCTTCGCACCGGCCGTGCGGATCGGGATCGTCGTGCTGCCCGAGCGGCTGTCGGACCGCACGCTGGCGCTCAAACAGAATATCGATATGCAGACCTCGACATTCTGTCAGGCCGTGGCGACGGAATTTCTCGAGAGCGGTCATGCCCAAGCGCATCTGGCACGAATCATCGACACCTACTCGTCGCGGCTCGATACGCTCGTCACCGCGCTGGATCGGTATTTCTCACCCGAGTTCCGGTGGCGGAAGCCGGACGGCGGCATGTTCCTGTGGCTGGAGGGGCCACCGGGGTTCGACGCGGATATCGCTGTGCGTTCCGCGCTCGAACAGGGCGTCGCCTACCTGCCCGGCAGCGTCTTCTATGCCGAAGACGGCCTTCGCCATCGCGACACGATTCGCCTGAGCTTCGCCAACGTGGCCGATCGTGACATCGATCGTGGCATCAAGCGACTGATGGCGGTGTTCGAGGATCGCGGATGA
- a CDS encoding threonine aldolase family protein, with protein MIADRIIDLRSDTVTKPTDAMRRAMARAEVGDDWYGDDPTVNRLQDRVAELTGKPAAAFLPTGTLCNQIAMHAFVRSGHFVVCEARSHVCGMESHSSAALSGIAFRRVEARSHGQLTAADLDRSLAPDPYDVGVVDLVVLENTHQLGGGWPMPVDAVAALASVAAAHRVPLYLDGARLFNACVATGATVAEYAAHADALMLSLSKGMGAPIGSVLVGDTEFIREVRRLKILFGAAWRQAGLVAAAGLVALDEGYDRLVSDHENAGRLASGIAEILPGAVDPTEVPTNIVFADVSGTEWTPRQWVENLGSHGILATSVPGRVRMLTHRDVTTTQIDFVLATWERLLSGAGTAIEAVRSADR; from the coding sequence ATGATCGCGGATCGGATCATCGACCTGCGATCGGACACCGTGACCAAGCCGACCGACGCGATGCGCCGGGCGATGGCTCGCGCTGAGGTCGGAGACGATTGGTACGGGGACGACCCGACGGTGAACCGGCTGCAGGATCGGGTCGCCGAACTCACCGGCAAGCCCGCGGCGGCGTTCCTGCCCACCGGAACCCTGTGTAATCAGATCGCCATGCACGCCTTCGTCCGCTCGGGGCATTTCGTCGTGTGCGAGGCGCGGTCTCATGTCTGCGGTATGGAATCGCATTCGTCCGCAGCGCTGTCCGGTATCGCCTTCCGGCGGGTCGAGGCGCGCAGTCACGGACAGCTCACGGCCGCCGATCTCGACCGCTCACTGGCACCGGATCCCTACGACGTGGGCGTTGTCGACCTGGTGGTGCTCGAGAACACCCACCAGCTCGGCGGCGGGTGGCCGATGCCGGTGGACGCGGTGGCCGCACTCGCCTCGGTGGCCGCCGCCCATCGCGTTCCGCTCTACCTCGATGGCGCTCGCCTGTTCAATGCCTGCGTGGCGACCGGCGCGACGGTCGCGGAGTACGCCGCACACGCCGACGCGCTGATGCTCAGCCTCTCCAAGGGCATGGGCGCGCCGATCGGCTCGGTGCTCGTCGGAGACACCGAATTCATTCGCGAGGTCCGCAGGCTGAAGATCCTGTTCGGAGCGGCCTGGCGGCAGGCGGGACTCGTTGCGGCCGCCGGGCTCGTCGCGCTGGACGAGGGCTACGACAGACTGGTTTCCGATCACGAGAATGCCGGGCGGTTGGCGTCGGGTATCGCCGAAATCCTTCCCGGCGCGGTCGATCCGACGGAGGTTCCGACGAATATCGTGTTCGCCGATGTCTCCGGTACCGAGTGGACGCCGCGGCAGTGGGTGGAGAACCTCGGATCCCACGGGATCCTGGCGACCTCGGTGCCGGGCCGGGTGCGCATGCTCACGCACCGCGACGTCACGACCACACAGATCGACTTCGTGCTCGCTACCTGGGAGCGACTGTTGTCCGGAGCGGGTACGGCGATCGAGGCGGTGCGGTCCGCGGATCGATGA
- a CDS encoding helix-turn-helix transcriptional regulator, whose product MNATEDDGLARRREIRRFLMARRGAISPDEVGLPGGQRRRTAGLRREELAALAGVGVTWYTWLEQGRDIRVSPDTLGRIAKALRLTPSDTAYLFSLADLPTSDETGTSRVANRTIRDTVNGFSAGPAILLDPYWDVEAYNQPAASVFEFDAYEGRFARNHIWRFFMDPVRRSKYPDWETLAPTWPAMLRVTHVKLMGDHYFESLLDALITSSPEFRTLWERHDTAEPAATRGIRMRLPEYGILKFDSVRFRPVDAPLHLLHVLNPADDRTAEAMRAMSESPR is encoded by the coding sequence GTGAACGCCACGGAAGACGATGGTCTCGCCAGGCGTCGTGAGATACGCCGATTTCTCATGGCGCGTCGTGGTGCGATTTCACCCGACGAGGTCGGCCTGCCGGGTGGTCAGCGCAGGCGGACCGCAGGATTGCGGCGCGAAGAATTGGCAGCGCTGGCCGGGGTCGGAGTCACCTGGTACACCTGGCTCGAGCAAGGCCGTGATATTCGTGTCTCGCCGGATACGCTGGGGCGGATCGCCAAGGCGCTGCGTCTCACACCGAGCGACACGGCTTATCTTTTCTCCCTTGCCGATCTGCCGACGAGCGACGAGACCGGAACATCGCGTGTTGCCAACCGGACCATACGGGACACCGTCAACGGTTTCAGTGCGGGTCCCGCGATCCTCCTCGATCCCTACTGGGATGTCGAGGCATACAATCAGCCGGCCGCGAGCGTATTCGAATTCGACGCATACGAGGGCCGGTTCGCCCGGAACCATATCTGGCGCTTCTTCATGGATCCGGTTCGCCGCAGCAAATATCCGGATTGGGAGACTTTGGCACCGACGTGGCCGGCGATGCTACGGGTCACACATGTCAAACTCATGGGAGACCATTATTTCGAGAGCCTCCTGGATGCGCTCATCACCTCCAGCCCCGAATTTCGAACGCTCTGGGAGCGCCACGACACCGCGGAACCGGCCGCAACGCGCGGAATACGAATGCGGCTGCCGGAATACGGAATACTGAAGTTCGATTCGGTTCGATTTCGTCCGGTCGACGCTCCGCTGCACCTTCTCCATGTGCTCAACCCCGCCGACGACCGCACCGCGGAGGCGATGCGAGCGATGAGCGAGTCTCCACGATGA
- a CDS encoding AAA family ATPase: MTDTAISSPGKLYGRDRERAALAALVGRARAGEGGSAIVSGEPGIGKSALLDDAGDNAAGMRVIRVHCAVSEADMAFATLHQLLLPGLDLLHFLPEPLSDALRAVFGLSDGRAPNPRPVGSATLSLLSRMAGERPLLILVDDAHRADSASIEILEFVVRRVRAAPIAMVFAVCPEDGGRSVRGGEVEVRLRGLDRPSARELLLDRLGRRPTPAQEHEVLTAAGGNPLAIKGFPVVRPLMGRPLPIAERLRLAFARRVARHREPLRQLLLLIAAEGECCWNVLCCAATLFEPDLRPQQDWLVTLDDLIVVDGSTVGFRHPLVRSAVYYGAAPSARKRAHRALAAADGADVVRRARHLGQFVEGRDEAAAEECERAARIAACSSPLTAAVLSDRAVELGELRAARPRRLVASATAWWRVGDFDRVESALACIDGADLRDGTTRLRVMWLRAAMELRFGRPADAVAMVRTVLDTAVKAPLQQSIPLLLLLQEACSATVGRDELSDVMDRLPLAGSGEADLLGRMVRGCCRVREGKDPGLHPGDVAAVEQLTDPGLLSWATGAVWELGHRARARRLSRSAMRQARRLMTPVYLVSALRHAVDHESASGHFDAAEALAEEGLQVAEATGQRNAILGFRGCLVVLAALRGRESQALPLARELIADALSQGVPDAVIAARRALGLLDLAAGRPEQALVHFGPLVDGAYRAPAMADVPDLIEAAVQLDRPDLATEPLALFTRWAKATAAPESQALAARCRALLSPADVATTEFLRAVALHERGDQPLETARTLLLFGRHLRRRRRRSQARTPLRAALAGFHSLGATLWAERARDELRAMGETVNSRAAGRMSALTPQELRIATAVSQGSTNRDIAAQLFLSHRTVDHHLRKIFRKTGVGSRAELTRLVLTDNDGDANSESREP; this comes from the coding sequence ATGACCGATACGGCCATTTCCTCCCCCGGCAAACTGTACGGACGCGACCGGGAGCGCGCGGCGTTGGCGGCCTTGGTCGGCCGTGCCCGCGCCGGCGAGGGCGGCTCGGCGATCGTCTCGGGAGAACCGGGAATCGGTAAGAGTGCGCTGCTCGACGACGCCGGAGACAACGCGGCGGGCATGCGAGTGATCCGGGTGCATTGTGCCGTGTCCGAAGCCGATATGGCATTCGCGACGCTCCACCAGCTACTCCTGCCCGGACTCGACCTGCTGCACTTTCTGCCCGAGCCACTGTCGGACGCGTTGCGTGCGGTGTTCGGACTGTCGGACGGCCGGGCACCGAACCCGCGCCCGGTCGGTTCGGCGACGTTGTCGCTGCTGTCGAGAATGGCGGGTGAGCGGCCACTGCTCATCCTGGTCGATGATGCGCACCGGGCCGACAGCGCCTCGATCGAGATCCTCGAGTTCGTGGTACGCCGTGTGCGGGCCGCGCCCATCGCGATGGTGTTCGCTGTGTGCCCGGAGGACGGCGGCCGATCCGTCCGCGGCGGCGAGGTGGAAGTGCGGCTGCGCGGGCTGGACCGGCCATCGGCTCGCGAACTGCTCCTGGACCGCCTCGGCCGGAGACCGACCCCGGCGCAAGAGCATGAGGTGTTGACAGCCGCGGGCGGAAACCCGCTGGCTATCAAGGGGTTTCCGGTGGTGCGGCCGCTCATGGGCCGGCCGCTGCCGATCGCGGAAAGGTTGCGACTGGCGTTCGCGCGCCGCGTCGCACGCCATCGCGAACCGCTGCGGCAGCTGTTGCTGTTGATCGCGGCGGAAGGTGAATGCTGCTGGAACGTACTATGTTGCGCGGCAACCTTGTTCGAGCCGGATCTCCGACCACAGCAGGACTGGCTCGTGACGCTCGACGATCTGATCGTGGTGGACGGCTCGACGGTGGGTTTCCGCCACCCGCTCGTTCGCTCGGCCGTCTACTACGGTGCCGCGCCTTCGGCTCGCAAGCGCGCACACCGGGCGCTCGCGGCTGCCGACGGCGCCGATGTCGTGCGTCGAGCCCGGCACCTCGGGCAGTTCGTGGAGGGACGCGACGAGGCCGCCGCCGAGGAGTGTGAGCGAGCGGCCCGCATCGCCGCCTGTTCGAGTCCCCTCACCGCTGCCGTGCTGTCGGACCGTGCGGTGGAACTCGGCGAACTACGGGCGGCGCGGCCCCGGCGGCTCGTCGCGTCCGCGACCGCGTGGTGGCGCGTCGGGGACTTCGACCGGGTGGAGTCGGCGCTGGCGTGCATCGACGGCGCCGATCTCCGCGACGGGACCACGCGCCTGCGGGTGATGTGGTTACGCGCGGCGATGGAACTGCGGTTCGGCCGACCGGCCGATGCTGTCGCGATGGTCCGCACAGTTCTGGACACCGCGGTGAAAGCTCCTTTGCAGCAATCGATTCCACTGCTGCTCCTGCTGCAGGAGGCGTGTTCCGCGACGGTCGGGCGGGACGAGTTGTCCGACGTGATGGATCGGCTGCCGCTCGCCGGCTCCGGCGAAGCCGACCTCCTCGGCCGGATGGTGCGCGGCTGCTGCCGGGTCCGGGAAGGCAAGGATCCCGGATTGCATCCCGGTGATGTGGCGGCAGTCGAACAGTTGACCGATCCCGGCCTGTTGTCCTGGGCGACCGGGGCGGTGTGGGAGTTGGGGCACCGGGCGCGGGCGCGGCGCCTGAGTCGATCGGCGATGCGGCAGGCGCGGCGCCTCATGACGCCGGTCTACCTGGTGTCGGCATTGCGCCACGCGGTCGACCACGAGTCGGCGAGCGGGCATTTCGACGCCGCCGAGGCACTCGCCGAGGAAGGTCTTCAGGTGGCAGAGGCGACCGGGCAGCGCAACGCGATTCTCGGCTTTCGCGGCTGCCTCGTTGTGCTGGCGGCGCTCCGTGGTCGAGAGTCGCAAGCCTTGCCGTTGGCGCGCGAGCTGATCGCCGATGCGCTCAGCCAAGGCGTCCCCGATGCCGTCATCGCGGCCCGGCGCGCCTTGGGCCTGCTCGACCTGGCCGCCGGACGACCGGAGCAGGCGCTGGTGCACTTCGGTCCGCTCGTCGACGGTGCCTACCGCGCTCCGGCCATGGCCGATGTGCCCGATCTGATCGAGGCGGCGGTGCAACTGGACCGGCCCGACCTGGCTACCGAGCCGCTGGCGCTGTTCACCCGCTGGGCGAAGGCCACTGCGGCGCCGGAGTCGCAGGCTCTGGCCGCTCGGTGCCGTGCGTTGCTCAGTCCTGCCGATGTCGCGACGACCGAGTTCCTCCGGGCCGTGGCACTGCACGAACGCGGAGACCAACCGCTGGAGACGGCGAGAACCCTGCTGCTGTTCGGCAGGCATCTGCGGCGCAGACGTCGCCGCTCGCAGGCTCGCACGCCCCTGCGAGCGGCTCTGGCGGGTTTTCACAGCCTGGGCGCGACGCTGTGGGCCGAGCGCGCCCGAGACGAATTGCGTGCCATGGGGGAAACCGTGAACTCCCGTGCCGCCGGGCGTATGTCGGCGCTGACTCCACAGGAGTTGAGAATCGCCACCGCCGTCTCGCAAGGTAGCACCAACCGCGATATCGCGGCACAGCTGTTTCTGAGCCATCGCACGGTCGACCACCATCTGCGGAAGATCTTCCGGAAGACCGGCGTCGGCTCTCGCGCGGAACTCACCCGGCTGGTGCTGACCGACAATGACGGCGATGCGAACTCCGAGAGCCGAGAACCATAA
- a CDS encoding cytochrome P450, producing the protein MSETDSGVRGESAAHGFPVSATGTRVRLDTPAFAADPHRVYADMRRHGPLVPVELSPDVPATLVIGYQVAVQILNDEQHFPADSRRWENNAAPGCPLLPMLGYRQNALRTAGAEHERYRRTVIAALETVDLHKVHDAVARAAEALINGFCERGAADLRMDYAFPLTFRVLGELMDFPEDAAAAAYEGMAAMLEGVGAEEGQQRFVQALIGVVQQKQAEPGDDLTSQLLKHPDGLDLMEMVNQAALLFSMGTEPTCNLILNALLLLMTDEQYGGEVLSGAMATRDAIDAVLFEDPPLANWCVSYPRQPQLVGDTWLPADEPVVISLAACNNDPVVAGGDRRGNRSHLAWGAGPHACPAQPLALTIASQGIDLLLDALPDIRPQFPARQPDWRPGQFHRALAALPVRFPPCPPMRLV; encoded by the coding sequence TTGAGCGAAACAGATTCGGGTGTGCGGGGCGAATCGGCCGCGCACGGGTTCCCGGTCTCGGCGACCGGCACGCGTGTTCGGCTGGATACGCCCGCGTTCGCGGCGGATCCGCACCGCGTCTACGCGGACATGCGGCGTCACGGCCCGCTGGTACCGGTCGAGCTCTCCCCGGATGTGCCGGCGACGCTGGTGATCGGTTACCAGGTGGCCGTGCAAATCCTCAACGACGAGCAGCATTTCCCCGCCGATTCCCGCCGTTGGGAGAACAACGCCGCACCGGGCTGTCCGTTGCTGCCGATGCTGGGTTATCGCCAGAACGCGCTGCGCACCGCCGGCGCCGAGCACGAGCGGTACCGGCGCACCGTCATCGCGGCGTTGGAAACCGTTGACCTGCACAAGGTTCACGACGCGGTCGCGCGCGCCGCCGAGGCCCTGATCAACGGCTTCTGCGAGCGCGGCGCCGCCGATCTGCGGATGGACTACGCGTTTCCGCTGACCTTCCGGGTCCTCGGTGAGCTGATGGATTTCCCCGAAGACGCCGCGGCCGCGGCGTACGAGGGGATGGCCGCGATGCTGGAGGGCGTGGGTGCCGAGGAGGGGCAGCAGCGTTTCGTGCAGGCTCTGATCGGAGTGGTCCAGCAGAAGCAGGCCGAGCCGGGCGACGATCTGACCTCACAGCTGCTGAAGCATCCGGACGGTCTCGATCTCATGGAGATGGTCAATCAGGCCGCGCTGCTGTTCTCGATGGGCACGGAGCCGACCTGCAATCTCATCCTCAACGCATTGCTGCTGTTGATGACCGATGAGCAATACGGCGGAGAGGTCCTCAGCGGCGCCATGGCCACCCGGGACGCCATCGATGCCGTGCTGTTCGAAGACCCGCCGCTGGCGAACTGGTGTGTGAGCTACCCCAGACAGCCCCAGCTCGTGGGCGATACCTGGCTACCGGCCGATGAACCGGTGGTCATCAGCCTGGCCGCGTGCAACAACGATCCCGTCGTCGCGGGTGGTGACCGCAGAGGTAACCGGTCACACCTGGCGTGGGGCGCCGGTCCGCATGCCTGTCCGGCCCAGCCCCTCGCCCTGACGATCGCCTCGCAGGGCATCGACCTGCTGCTCGACGCGCTGCCGGATATTCGCCCGCAATTCCCTGCGCGACAACCGGATTGGCGGCCGGGGCAGTTCCACCGCGCCTTGGCGGCGCTACCCGTCCGATTTCCGCCGTGCCCGCCGATGCGCCTCGTGTGA
- a CDS encoding NAD(P)/FAD-dependent oxidoreductase encodes MTMTSEQSAFASGQEAREIDAVVVGAGFAGLHMLHKLRELGFSVRVYEAGGGLGGTWYWNRYPGARVDVKSMYYNYSFDPELEQEWEWTEKLPPQPELLRYIDHVADRFDLRKDVRLHTRVTAAVYDESAARWRITTDRGEVVSARFAIMATGCLSVPKRVEVPGIETFRGRSFHTGEWPEHDVDFTGRRVAVIGTGSSGVQIVPLVAAAAEQLTVFQRTANYVLPAGNHPIDPEYQREIKSRYREVRTANRESSFGIAQPEPTKGALEVSEEERNAFYRKVWEDKDSELVSMLVGFTDLLADEAANETAAQFIRDRIAEIVTDPAVARLLQPSGLFGVKRPVLGTNYYETFNRPNVRLVDVRATPLTQVTASGLETTAESFEFDDIIYATGFDAMTGALAAIDIRGRDGVSLREKWAAGPVTYLGLAVAGFPNLFTLAGSGSPSVLSNMMVSIEQHVDWVADAIVSMRSRGITTMEARVDAEQGWTRHVGEVGDMTLYPKVDSWYVGSNVPGKPRVMYAYIGGVGAYREKCDQVAAADYEGFTLTQ; translated from the coding sequence ATGACAATGACCTCGGAGCAGTCCGCGTTCGCGAGCGGGCAGGAGGCTCGCGAGATCGACGCGGTCGTTGTCGGAGCTGGATTCGCCGGGCTGCACATGCTGCACAAGTTGCGTGAACTCGGATTCTCGGTGCGGGTGTACGAGGCCGGCGGCGGACTCGGCGGCACGTGGTACTGGAACCGCTACCCGGGCGCGCGTGTCGACGTGAAGAGCATGTACTACAACTACTCCTTCGATCCGGAGCTCGAGCAGGAGTGGGAGTGGACGGAGAAATTGCCGCCGCAGCCGGAGTTGCTCCGCTACATCGATCACGTGGCGGATCGTTTCGATCTGCGCAAGGACGTGCGGTTGCACACCCGGGTCACCGCCGCGGTCTACGACGAATCCGCGGCGCGGTGGCGGATCACGACCGATCGGGGCGAGGTCGTCTCGGCGCGGTTCGCGATCATGGCGACCGGCTGTCTGTCGGTGCCGAAGCGGGTGGAAGTTCCGGGCATCGAGACATTCCGGGGCCGCAGTTTCCACACCGGCGAATGGCCCGAGCACGACGTGGATTTCACTGGTCGGCGGGTAGCGGTGATCGGCACCGGTTCCTCTGGGGTGCAAATTGTTCCGCTGGTCGCCGCGGCCGCCGAGCAGCTCACCGTGTTCCAGCGGACCGCGAACTATGTTCTGCCCGCCGGTAATCACCCGATCGATCCCGAATACCAACGCGAGATCAAGTCTCGCTACCGCGAGGTGCGCACGGCGAACCGGGAATCGTCGTTCGGCATCGCGCAGCCCGAGCCCACCAAGGGGGCGCTCGAGGTGAGCGAGGAGGAGCGAAACGCCTTCTACCGCAAGGTGTGGGAGGACAAGGACAGCGAATTGGTCAGCATGCTGGTCGGATTCACGGACCTGCTCGCCGATGAGGCCGCCAACGAGACCGCCGCCCAGTTCATTCGCGACCGGATCGCGGAGATCGTGACGGATCCGGCTGTCGCCCGGCTACTTCAGCCCTCCGGTCTGTTCGGCGTCAAGCGCCCGGTGCTCGGGACGAACTATTACGAAACCTTCAATCGTCCCAATGTCCGGCTCGTGGACGTGCGCGCGACCCCGCTCACACAGGTGACCGCCTCCGGCCTCGAGACGACGGCGGAGAGTTTCGAGTTCGACGACATCATCTACGCCACCGGATTCGACGCGATGACCGGTGCGCTGGCCGCGATCGACATTCGCGGCCGGGATGGTGTGTCGTTGCGGGAGAAGTGGGCCGCCGGTCCTGTCACCTATCTCGGTCTCGCCGTGGCGGGTTTCCCGAATCTCTTCACGCTCGCGGGCTCGGGCAGCCCCTCGGTCCTGTCGAACATGATGGTGTCCATCGAGCAGCACGTCGACTGGGTGGCCGACGCGATCGTCTCGATGCGGTCCAGAGGCATCACGACCATGGAGGCCCGAGTCGACGCCGAGCAGGGCTGGACCCGGCATGTCGGCGAAGTAGGCGATATGACGCTCTATCCGAAAGTCGACTCCTGGTACGTCGGATCGAATGTGCCCGGCAAACCGAGGGTGATGTACGCCTATATCGGCGGCGTCGGAGCATACCGGGAGAAATGCGACCAGGTCGCCGCCGCCGACTACGAAGGTTTCACCCTGACACAGTGA